The following nucleotide sequence is from Cellvibrio sp. PSBB006.
GAATTTTTCAAGGCGGCTGCCAAGCGTAACCTGCGCATGATTGCCGGCAAGGTGATGATGGATCGCCATGCGCCGGAGGCATTGTTGGACACACCGGAAGCCAGTGAACGGGATTGCCGCGCGTTGATTGAAGGTTGGCATCACACCAAGCGTTTGCACTATGCGTTGACGCCGCGTTTTGCGCCCACCAGTTCGCCGGTGCAATTAAAGATTACCGGTCAGCTTTACCGCGATTATCCCGGACTTTATTTGCAAACTCACTTATCAGAAAACGTACAGGAAATTGCCTGGATTAAATCCCTGTACCCGGATGCAGTGAATTATCTGGATGTCTATGATCGCTACGGGTTGTTGGGGCAACGCAGTGTTTTTGGCCATGGTCTTCATTTGAGTGACCGAGAGCTTGAGCGCCTCGCACAGACGCAATCCGGTATTGCGTTTTGTCCCACGTCCAATTTATTTCTCGGCAGCGGATTGCTGGATGTCCAACGTCTGGAAGACGCGGGCGTGCGTTTGAGTATTGCGACAGACGTCGGCGGTGGAACCAGTTTTTCATTGTTGCGTACTCTCGCCGAAGCTTACAAGGTGCTGCAATTGCAAGGTCAGAATTTACATCCGTTAAAAGGGCTTTATATGGCGACTCTGGGTAACGCCCGCGCGCTGCAACTGGATGCTTATATCGGCAACCTGGTACCGGGAAAAGAAGCGGATTTTATTTTGTTGGATCTGGCTCCCACACTGTTACAACAAAGTCGTCAGCAAAAAACGACTACGTTGAACGAAGTCCTGTTTGCATTGATGACGCTCGGCGACGAACAAAATATCGCGCGCACCTATGTAATGGGGAAATTGGCGTTTCGTCGTTCGCCGCGCGCTCAGGGAGATCTGCAATGGATGGAATGATTCTGGAATGGTTGAACCTGGCATTTCGCTGGTTTCATGTAGTGGCGGGAATTGCCTGGATCGGTGCATCCTTTTATTTTATTTGGCTGGATTTGAGTTTGCGCGAGCCGCCGCAATGGAAAACGGATAAAGGTATCAAAGGCGATCTTTGGGCTATTCACGGCGGAGGTATTTACGAGGTTGCCAAATACCATTTGCGCCCGGAAGCCATGCCCCAAAAATTGCACTGGTTTAAATGGGAAGCCTACAGCACCTGGTTAAGCGGCACCGGCTTGCTGATCCTGATGTATTACGTGCAAGCGCAATCCTACCTGGTGGGTCACAATACCTGGTTACAATCACCCGGCACTGCCGTTGTGGCGAGCATACTTTTTATTGCTGTTGGACAATTGCTTTATGAATTACTGCTCCGCACACCGCTGGTAAAAAAAGGCCTGGCGTTTGCGTTCGCTCTGTTGGTACTGATCACCTTGGCCAGTTGGCTCGCCCACCAATTATTTTCCGCTCGCGCTGCCTATTTACATGTAGGCGCCATGATTGCCACCTGGATGGCTGGCAACGTGTTCTGGGGCATTATGCCCGCGCAGCGCAAATTTATCGCTGCTGTCAGTGAAAGCCGCGAGCCGGATTTGAATACCGCACTCTTCGCCAAACTCCGTTCTACCCACAACAATTACCTGACCTTGCCCGTTATCTTTTGCATGATCAGCAACCATTACCCCTTTGTTTACGGGCATCCCTACAACTGGTTGGCCTTGGTTACTATTGGCAGCTTGCTAGCCTGGGGGCGACATTTCTTTAACCTGAAACATCGCGATATTATCAAGCCGAGCATTCTGATATCTGCTGCTCTGGGTATGGTGTTGGTTGCGATAATCATGGGCTTTACAAAAAATACAACCGCGCGTGAATCTGCTGGTGAACAACCACAATTGACTGAGTCACGCGAAATGCAGATTCAAACCATTCTCACCACTCATTGCTCCAATTGCCATGCTTCTTCTCCCACGCAACCAGGCTTCAATGCTCCACCAGCGGGTTTGCTGATTGATACCTTGGAGCATTTAACTGTGGTAAAAACCCGAGCAATTCCAGCCATCAACTCCGGCTATATGCCACTTGGAAATTTCACGTCCATGACAGACGAAGAACGCCAGGCGCTCTTGTTATGGTTGGAGGAGCATTAAGTGGCTGCCTATGTGATTGTCGATATTGATGTACACGATCATGAAAATTACCGCGATTATCTCGCGCAAATTACTCCAACCGTAAAAGCTTGCGGTGGACGCTATCTGGTTCGCGGTGCTGATGCACAAATTATTTCTGGAACCTGGCAACCCCAACGTTTGGTGGTGATGGAATTCCCAAATAAAGAAACTGCCCACTATTGGGCCACCTGCGCTGAATATGCACCGATTCATGCCTTACGAAATCAATATGCCACAGCTAATATGATTATTGTTGAGGGCAGTGTAGATTTTTCCGGATAGATATTTTTTATAAATATTTAATTCACACCGTTTAAAAGTGGCACAAAGAACCAGGCCGAAGAGGGGTGCGAGACCATCAGCGGCATGGATGCCGCTGTTGAGCCTACAAGGAGGTATTCACGGCGTGTCTCGCACCCCTCTTCGGTCTGGATCTCCTCCATCGTGGCACCAACAAGGCCGCCTGATAAACTGATGTCCTTCTGAAAACGCATAAATACATCCCTGTAGCTCCCTCACGTCATCCCTGACGTGAGGGTTTCAGAAGGACATCAGTCCACCAGGCTCAGTGCCACATCCATCTCAGGAATACTTCTTGCAATCAACTCTCGATCTACCCATCCCGAACAATTCTCGTAAGGACTCCCTGTATCAGGAATCGGCATCCGGGTATCTTCACTATCAACAATCCAGCTACGAGTAGTCAAACCATGAAGAAAATCAGAAAAGCAGTTGCTCTGTTAATGGGAATTGTTGCACTGGCGCTGGTCAGTTGCGCATCGGTCGAAAAAACGCCCAGCTACACCTACACCGAACAGGAAGTACAACTTAATGCCGGTATGTACTATGTGCCGGGTATTCTCGTCAAACCAAAACTCAAAGCCGGTCAAAAAATTCCTGTGGTTGTTATGTTGCACGGCACGGCCTCCCAGAAAAATGAAGTTGGCAATTTATACCAACGCCTCGCGGTTTCACTGGCCAAACGTGGCTACGCCTCATTGCGTATTGACTTTGCCGGCACTGGCGACAGCCTCGCCGATTATAAACTCTATAATTTAACCACTGCCAAACACGACACTAAAACAGCACTGAATTATTTAGTGCGCCAGGAGATATTCGATCTTGATCGAATGGGACTGGTTGGTTTCAGTCAGGGCGGTTTGATCGCGCAACTGGTTGCCGCAGAGGATGAGCGAATTAAAGCAATGGTGACCTGGTCCAGCGTGGTGGGCGACGGGGTTACGGTATTCGAATCTTTTTTTGATAAATATTATGCAGAAGCTAAAGACAATGGTTTTGCTGTGGTGGAATTCCCTTGGCGGGAAGAGCCGTTAAATTTTGGTTTGCAGTGGTTTAATGAAATCAAAAATAATACCAGTTTTACCGATATGAAAAATTATCAAGGAAAGTTGTTGGCGGTAGCGGGCACAGAGGACACGCTGGTGCCGCCGGTGTCATCGACGCGTCTGGTTAATTCAATCGGACCGGCCAGAGCATCGTTAATGTTGGTCAAGGATGCGGATCATATGTTTAACGTGTTGGCAGACAGCAATGAAAATACCTTGGCTGAAGACCAGACCATTCCCGAGTCCGTCTTGCAGTCGACGACGGATTGGTTCGCTAAGACACTGTGACATTTCATACCACGTATTTCAGTGAACGATGAGCCTTACCTTCTGTCCCACGCTTTGCACACTACACTTAATTTTCATAGGAGGTTTTTATGAAAAGGCATGTTGAAGGTAAGCGTGTGGCTATTTTGGCCGCCAATGGTTTTGAGGAATCTGAATTGAAATCACCTAAAGCGGCATTGATCGAAGCGGGTGTAAAAGTGGATGTGGTTTCGCTGGAAAAAGGCGAAATTCGCGGATGGTCTAATAAAGACTGGAGCGGTACTTGTCCGGTAGATAAATTGGTTACCGAAGTGAAAGCTGAGGATTACGATATGCTGGTTATCCCCGGCGGCATGTATAACCCGGACAGTCTGCGCACCAATCAGGATGCGTTGCGTTTTACCCGCGATTTTTTTGAACAACACAAGCCGGTTGCCGCTATTTGCCACGCACCCTGGGTGTTGATCAGTGCCGGTGTTGTCGATGGTCGCACCATGACATCTTACCCATCAGTGAAAGATGACCTGAGTAATGCCGGAGCAAAATGGGTGGATAAAGAAGTTGTAGTGGATAAAGGATTGGTCACCAGTCGTACACCGAAAGATCTTGAGGCGTTTAACAAAAAAGTTCTGGAAGAACTGGCGGAAGGGAAACACGCACGGCAAGTTGCTTGATCTGTTAGCAAAAATTCACAGCCCGGTTGGCACCGGGCTGTTGTCGTTATTGGCAGTTAAGTTATTGGCAGTTAAGTTATAGGTAGTTAAGTTATAAATAGTTAGATTATAGCTAGTTAAGTCGGTTGGTGATGTTCATGCCAATGCTGCGCAATATCAATGCGTCGGCAGACCCAGATATCCTGAAATTTCAATATATATTGCAGAAACCGCTCCAGTGCCTGGATGCGTCCCGGCCGGCCGATGATGCGACAATGCAAACCGACGCTCATCATCTTGGGTGTGCTGTGGCCTTCGGCATAGAGCGCATCGAAGCTGTCTTTTAAATAGGTGTAAAACTGATCACCGCAATTAAACCCCTGGGGCGAAGCAAAGCGCATATCGTTCGCATCGAGCGTGTAGGGAATAATTAAATGCGGCTTGCCATAGTCATGATTCCAATAGGGCAGGTCATCCGCATAGGAATCTGAATCATATAAAAAGCCACCCTGTTCAATAATCAGTGCGCGGGTGTTGGGGCTGTCGCGACCGGTGTACCAACCCAGGGGGCGCGAACCGGTCACACGTGTGTGAATGTCTATCGCTTTTTGAATTTGTTCGCGTTCAACATCAATCGGCATAAATTGATGGTCGATCCAGCGCCAGGCATGACTGGCAATTTCCCAATTCGCATCGAGCATGGCTGCTACGGCATCCGGGTTACGTTCCAGGGCCATGGATACGCCATACACAGTCACCGGCATCTGATATTTTTTAAACAGACGATGCAATCGCCAAAAGCCGGCGCGGCTGCCGTATTCGTAGATAGATTCCATACTCATATGGCGCGCTTCATAAGCGCGTGCCCCGATGATTTCCGAGAGAAATGTTTCGGAAGCCGGATCGCCGTGGAGTACGCAGTTCTCGCCCCCTTCCTCATAATTAATCACAAACTGCACCGCGATGCGCGCGCCGCCGGGCCAATTGGCGTGGGGTGGGTGTTCGCCGTAGCCGATGAGGTCGCGTGGGTAGGGTGTTTTTTCGTTCATGGGATTTCCGTTGTTGTTGGGTTTTATCAGGAGCCAGTTTGACTGGCTTTTTGTGACTCTTTTGGAGTGCTTTGTCGGATTACGCTGTGCTAATCCGACCTACATGTTAACTGAGTGATTTGCATATTACCCGTAGGTCGGATTAGCGCAGTGCAATCCGACACCACCTTTTATCTAACACGCTTACTCAACACAATCTAATCAAATTCTATGCCAGCGCCCCGGTCAGGATTTCCCTCAACCAAAAGCGCGTGCCCGCTATATTACTGGGCAAAGGCTCGATTCATGCACCAGTTTTAATCAAATCTCGACCGTTTGGACAACTAATTGCCGGCGCTATATCAGTAATGGCGCTGCATCACCTATCTGGTATCACTATTGCATTAGTCCACCTCGCATTTCTCCATTCTTTTGTTGTTAACAAAACTCTTCTCTTGTGTGGATTTTCCTATGTCATCTTCTCTGTCTTTAAGAAACAGTCTGGCAGCGCATTGGCTCGTTGGTTGTTTATTGATTATGGCCAGTTCTGCTGCATTGGCAAAAAATGAATGGTTTGAGGAGTTCAAATCAAGCGCGTCTGATCAGGAGCTTTACACCTTTTTGTATGCCATGCCCAAAGGCGGCGACCTGCACAATCACATGAGTGGTTCGGCCTTGTCTGAGTGGTGGTACGACCTGGCGCTGAGCCAAAAAGCCCATGGCTATCGGTTCTACACCAAAGTCAAAATCAACAATTGCCGTCCCTACGGGGGCAATGAATTCGGTCGCCGTCCTTATTTGCTGTTATTTAACAACTTGCTTGAAGCAACTTATGAAGCTTTGCCCGATTGTGAAAAACAGGAATACAAACGCCTCGAAGAACTAAGTGCTGATGAAAAAGCCGGATGGTTGGACAGTATTCGATTAACCCATGACCACGAAGGTCGCGATGAATTCTTTCAGACCCATTGGCAGCGCCTCGATCAATTAATGGCCAGCCCTTACATGATGGCTGAAATCCTGTATCTGAATATGAAAGCCTTTGGCGATGAGGGGCTGATTTATCTCGAATCCATGATGGGAGCCGGCGGTTTTATTAAACCGGACGGTACGTCGATTCCTGCGGATGAAGTTGCCGAGATCTATCGCAATCGTCTCGCACAAGCGGATGCGAAGGCGACGGGCGTAACCGTCAGGCTGCAGGAATCCATCCTGCGTTTTTCACCTAACGCAGAACAACAACTGATTAATGCCTACGACTTTGTATCGCGCAACCGCGATTTGTATCTGGCTGTGAACATGGTGGGGCGTGAAGATAATGACAAAGGTCATCCTTTACGTTTCACCAAAACTCTGCGCGAATTGCGGCAAAAATACAACAATGTTCGGTTGTCGGTACATGCCGGCGAGGTGGATGAGCCCAATTTTCACATCCGCGATACCTTGATGCTCGGCGCTGATCGAATCGGCCACGGCGTAAACCTGATTACCGACAATGATCTGCTGCGGCAAATGCGCCACGGACCCTACCTGGTTGAAATCAATCTGATCTCCAATCTCTTGCTGGAATATGTGAGTGAGTATTCCCAGCATCCTTTTCCAGAGTATTTGCGACTCGGTATTCCGGTGGCTTTATCGACCGATGATCGCGGTATGTGGGATTCCAATATTACCGATGAATTTTTTGTGGCGGTGAAAGAATTTAATCTGTCCTGGGATGAGTTGATGCTGCTCAGTCGTAACTCCTTGCAATACAGCTTTGTTGAAGACGAGGTAAAAGCGAGGTTGCTCGACACCTACAACAAACGTATCAGCCAGTTTGAAAAAACCGTTAAAGCACGCGGTGTTAGCGGCCTGAAAAATGTTGCGCCTGTGACCTACAGCTTTACCTGCAAGCGCTATCAGGTGTGCACATTTAAGTAATCAGTTTGCCGTGCAAAAAATCGAGCCACGATTTGGTGCACGGCCCAGCATCATGCTTCAACAAAGGCCGGGCGATGGCCCGGTCGGAGAACAGAAAGACACCGGAATTTCAGATTAATAAACGATTGAACCGTATTTTGAAAGTTGCATATTATTGATTTAAAAGGAAATAAATACGTTTATTTAAAAACGTAACCAGTTAGACAGGAAATGGCATGGCGCTTGCTAAACCATGAATAGCGTCACAGTAAATATTATTAGACCTCTGGAGTGCACATGTTATGACCACACACAACCGTTTCAAGCGTAAAGAACTCGCGCTGCTGATAAGCCTCAGTTGCGCGCTCGCTGTACCTGCTACGCTGGCTCAGGAAGACGTTGTTGAACTGGAAACTTACACCGCCGAAGGGCAGGTGGAAGATACCATGGGTGTTATGCCGACAGAGCCAGTGAAGTCGGTTTTTGGTTTTGGAAAAACCATCCTCGAAACACCCCGCGGTGTGACCTCGGTCAGCGCCGACATGATGGAAAGTTACAACATCACCGATATTGATGATCTTGTATTGATTTCACCCGGTGCGTTTACCCAATCCTTCTTTGGTGTTGCCGGTTCTCTCGATGTACGCGGTACGCCGGGTGAAGTGTATTTCCGTGGCGTACGCCGCGTGAACAACCCCGGTAACTATCCAACACCGATTGGTGCAACTGACCGTATCGATATTGTGCGTGGCCCGGCATCGCCGATTTATGGTCCATCAAAAATTGGTGGTTATCTGAACTTCGAGCCCAAGTCTGCGCGCGCTGAAACCGGACAATATCTGGAAAAACCGGCCGGTGAAATTTCGATTACGCGTGGCAGTTGGGATAAAAATGTTTTGTCTGCAGAAGTGGGTGGTCCCGGTGCAATTGGTGAGAAAAGTCTCGGCTATTACATTTATGCTGAGACCGAAAACTCCGGCAGTTACTACGACAATTCCGGCACCGACCAGAATATCCTGCAAGCCTCCTTCAATATGGATTTTTCTGACAGCACCCGCATTGAATTCGGCGGTATGTACCACGAATACGATGGCAATCAGGTAGCAGGTTGGAACCGTTTAACCCAGGATCTCATTGATAACGGTACCTATATTACCGGTACGGCTCAACCGGTGGATCTGGATGGTGATGGTTACAATTCACCGGACGAATACGATGCCTGGAAAGATACATTTGCTGAGGGCTGGAATAACTTTTTCGTTCCTGCCGGTGCTGCAACGGATGCAAATATGGACCCGGCCTGGGCATTGGAAGATGCCGGCACGACCAAGTTGAAAGGCAATCAAACGCTGGTGTCCCCTGAGGACCAATTGGTAACTACCGTTACTACCTTGTACTTCGATGTCATTCACAGTGTCAGCGACAGTTTCACCATCACCAACAAAGCCTTTTACGAAAAACTGGAAAACATCAACGAAAATGCCTACGGCTTTTCACAGTTTGTCGACAGCTACGCGTTTGAAGATCAATTGATCTTCGCTTTTGAAGCAGAACATGCGGATTGGTTAAAAGCCAGCTACCAGATATCGCCCAGCATTCGTTACACCGATTTCCAACAAGGGGACGATTTCGATTACGAATACTTTGACCGTCGCGATTTGAGTGGACCCTCTACAGCTCTCGATCGGAAGTTATTGGCAACCGTCACGGATTCGGATTATTCCAATTATCTCGTCGGGGACTATACCGACTACGGTCTGGCATTTTTGGCGGACTACACCATCGCTGAAAATGTCGGTGTGTTGTTGGGGGCGCGTTACGATTATCTCGATATGACATCCACTTCGGTCGGCGAAAAAATTCGTGGTACGCCAGACAGCGTGACAGCCAGCGAAACCGATGACGGTGTGTCCTGGACAGCGAGCTTGTCGTATACCTTGCCGTTTGGTTTAACGCCTTATGTCACTGTGTCTGAACAGGCCACCATCGTGATGGGGCAGGGGTCGGAGATTTCTCCCGGGCTGATTACCGATGGCAATGCCATTGCTGATTCCGAATTGGAAGAGGTCGGTATCAAAGGCAGTTTCCTGGATGACCGTCTGTACTTCTCGGCGGCCTGGTTCAATCAAACCCGCACCAACTTCAGTGCGCAAGATCAGGTGAGTAACAACACCACGGAAAGTGAGGGTTACGAATTTGAAACCCGCTTCCTCGTTACCAGTAATTTCACGCTGACGGCGGCAATGACGCATCTGGAAATTACCAACCTGACCGCACTGGATGGTGGTACTCAGTTTGGTTTCCAGGGTGCGGGTGACCTGACTGGTGTGACTGATCCGTCATTGTTTTACGGTTACGTGATGCAAGGTTTGACCTTGGTAGGTAATGAAACGGATGCACTGAAATCCGGTATTCCGGAAAACATGTACAGCCTGACCGGTGCCTATGATTTTGGTAACGGCTATCGCTTTACAGCCAGTACGGTCCATGCCGACTCAACCTATTCAGGTTTTTCCAAAGCGGTGAAATTACCTTCATACACCTTGTTTAACGCCGGCATCAGTTACAACACCGATACCTGGAGTTTGAGCTTGCAAGGTAAAAACCTGACTGACGAAAAATACTTCCGCGCGAACTTCCCGGACCTGTTCGGCAGCACCATCGTACTGCCTGAATTGCCGCGTCACTTCGTCGCCAGCGCGTCATTCAAGTTTTAATCGTTTGCGTGTCAAGGGGCTTCAGGTTTGAAGCCCCCTACTAAAACAGAGGTCGATTATGGTTTTTCGTAAACCCCTGGGAGCTGCGCTCATAGCAGTTACCCTGTTTTCCCTGCCGGCGGTGGCGGTCGAAGATAGCCTGCAAAAACAGGAAAGCATTGATAAAAATGCAGTGGCCAGTCAAAAACGTATTGATAGCCTGGCTGATCAAACGACTGACGATTTACAGAATTACCGCATTGCGTCACAGCGTTTGGAAAGCTTGACGATTTACAACCAGCAAATGGAAAAACTGATTGCCTCGCAGAAAGCCGAGATTACCAGTATTCAAAAGCAAACAGCGGAGATCGACAACATTGAAACCGGCGCACTGCCGTTGATGTTGAAGATGACCGAAACCCTTGAACAACTCTTAGCCGCGGATGTGCCTTTTCTGAAAGAAGAGCGCCAGGATCGCGTCGCTAATCTGCGCACGCTGATTGATCGCGCTGATGTCACCGCCGGTGAAAAGTATCGCCGCATCATGGAAGCCTATTTGGTAGAAGTGGAATACGGTCGCACTATTGAAGCCTATCGCGGTGAACTGGTGATTGAAAACGACGCGCGCACGGTTGATTTTTTGCGCATCGGTCGTGTTGGCCTGTTTTACCAAACCCTTGATGGGAACGAAAGTGGCCGCTGGAATAACAGCCGTGGCGCCTGGGAATTACTCGACTCAGGTTATCGCACCAGCGTGCGCGATGGTTTGCGTATCGCGCGCAAGCAAACTCCGCCGGAGTTGCTGACGCTTCCTGTTAACGCGCCTGCCCAGTAAGGAATTCCGTTTATGAAATCGATTGTCAAATTTGCCTTCAGTAGCTGTTTAAGTATCTGTGCGTTGGGTTTTTCCGTCACAAGTGCTGCGCAGACTAGCGATTCATTAAAAACTCTCTATCAACAGGTGAGTAAAGAAGTTAGTGCCGAAGCAGCGCACAACAGTGAGCGTGAGCAACGTTTTCGCGCGGCCGCCAGCGATCAAAAAGCCTTGCTGGCTGAAGTGCAGGCCGACCTGGTTCGGCAGGAAAAATTGCGCGATGAAATGAAAGTGGTCTTCGATGCAAACGAAGTTCAGCTGGGCGAGTTGACCACCCAACTGGACCGTCGCACCGGTAATCTGGGCGAGCTCTTCGGTGTATTTCGCCAAATGGCCGGTGATACCCAACAAATGTTGTTCGATTCATTGATCTCTGTGGAATATCCCGAACGCAAAGTGTTAATTGAAGAATTAGCCAATACCAAAGAAGTGCCGACGATTCCGCAAATGCAACAACTGTGGCGATTGATGCTGCAGGAAATTTCCGAGTCGGCCAATGTCACGCGCTTTGAAACCAGCGTGGTGAAACCCAGTGGTGAAGCCTATACCGCACCGGTGACCCGCGTAGGCACCTTCAACATCGTTACCGATGATAAATACCTTAACTATGTGGCGGACAGTCAGCAGTTGGTTGAGCTGGCGCGCCAACCGAGTGGCAGTGTTCGATCAACCGCTGCGTCATTGAGTTCAGCAAGCGGTGGTGATGTCGGGTTTGCACTTGATCCTTCACGGGGTGCCTTACTGGGTTTATTGGTGCAATCGCCCAGCTTTATGGAACGCGTGCAACAAGGTCAGGAAGTGGGTTATGCCATTATCCTGCTCGGCATCATCGGTATGTTGATTGTGATCGAACGCATGATCAAATTATCACGCATCTCCAAACGCATGAATGCGCAGTTAAAAGATATGGATCACCCATCCAGCAACAATCCACTGGGTCGCATGATGCAGGCGTACTTCGAGAACAAACACCTCAACGACCTTGATGTACTGGGTAAAAAATTGGACGAAGTGATCTTTAAGGATCTGGCGGAACTGCGTAAAGGTTTGTCCACGATTAAAGTCATGGCCGCTATCGCGCCGCTGATGGGATTGTTAGGTACAGTGACCGGCATGATCGGCACCTTCCAGGCAATTACATTATTTGGTACAGGCGATCCGAAATTGATGGCCGGCGGCATTTCGCAAGCGTTGATCACTACGGTGCAAGGTTTGTGTGTGGCGATTCCGTTGTTGCTGTCGAGCAATATGCTTAGCAGCCGCGCGCAGCAACTCAGCAAAGTTATCGGTGAACAAGCATCCGGCATGATCGCTGATAAAGCGGTTGATATTGCCAAAGCCAAGGCTTGATCGGGGAGGTCGCCGTCATGGAAATATTCTCTTCCTTAACTGACTTTCTCAACACCGGCGGCAATGTATTGTGGGTGATCTTTTTTGTGTCCTTCTGGTTGTGGTGTGTGATCTTTGAGCGCTACTGGTTTTTTTACCGCGAGTATCAACCACTGCGTAAACGCAACATCGACATCTGGCAGGCACGCGCCGATAAGTCATCATGGTTTGCCGAGCAGCATCGTCGTCAACTGTTATCGGAATTGGATTGCCAGATGCTGCGGCATTTGAAATTGATTCCGGCCTTGATTGCATTGCTGCCCATGCTCGGTTTACTTGGCACCGTAACCGGGATGATCCAGGTATTTGAAGTCATGGCTTATCTCGGTTCCGGTAATCCGCGCGCGATGGCCAATGGCGTGAGCGCAGCGACGATTCCAACCATGGCGGGCATGGTGATATCGCTCCTCGCGATTCCCTTCGCCACCGAACTGGACCGCCGTTACAAACGTGAACTGCGCACCGCCGCTGCCGAGATGCCCACGTATCACTGACAGCGATATTGAACTTCGCCTTAACGACAAGTGAGACATGTATGAGTGACAACCGTTTTTTACTCAATGACGAAGAAGAAAGCCAGATCGATTTAACGCCCATGCTGGACGTGGTGTTTATCATGCTGATCTTTTTCATCGTCACCTCCACTTTTGTAAAAGAATCAGGCGTCGACGTGACGCGTCCCGAAGCGGAAACCGCTGTGGTAACCGAATCCAACAGCATCCAGATCGGCATCAGCGCCGCGAACCAGATCTTTATGGACAAACGCCAGATCGACAAACGCGCGATTCGTGCGAACGTGGAAAAATCCCTGGCAGAAAATCCCGGTGCTGCGGTCATCATCGTCGCCGACCAGGATTCCAATACCAGCACCTTGATTGATGTGATGGATCAGGCGCGCATGGCGGGCGCAACCTCGGTGTCTGTGGCGGCGGAGAATGACTGATGCTAGCGAAATATTCTTCCAGTCTGGTCGCGGCGGTATTGTTCAGCCTGGTGATATTCGTGGCGATGCAGGTGTTGATTGCGACTGACGGTTTGTTTGAAGAACCAAACAAAAATCACACCTATTTAAATTTTGTGCGTGTGGATACTTCAAAAGATGACATCAACACCAAAGACCGTCGTCTACCCGATCCACCGCCACCACCAGAGACACCGCCGGATGCACCCGACCTGAGTAATCAGATGATGAACATGAACACGAATTTGAGCATGGATATGCCAAAGATCGGTGTGCCGGTGAATAAAGGTTCGGGTCCGTTTTTGGGAACGCTCCAGGCTGGCGATGGTATGGCGGGTTTCGATACGGATGTGATTCCGGTTGTGCGTGTGCCGCCGGCGTATCCGCAGCGGGCGAAGCAGGCGAAGCTTGAAGGATCGGTGACCATGGCGGTGACGATTCGTCCGGATGGGACTGTG
It contains:
- a CDS encoding energy transducer TonB, translated to MLAKYSSSLVAAVLFSLVIFVAMQVLIATDGLFEEPNKNHTYLNFVRVDTSKDDINTKDRRLPDPPPPPETPPDAPDLSNQMMNMNTNLSMDMPKIGVPVNKGSGPFLGTLQAGDGMAGFDTDVIPVVRVPPAYPQRAKQAKLEGSVTMAVTIRPDGTVAEVSVIESDPPRLFDQAAIQAMQRWKFRPKIVNGKPEAQRARQTIEFKLGQ
- a CDS encoding biopolymer transporter ExbD gives rise to the protein MSDNRFLLNDEEESQIDLTPMLDVVFIMLIFFIVTSTFVKESGVDVTRPEAETAVVTESNSIQIGISAANQIFMDKRQIDKRAIRANVEKSLAENPGAAVIIVADQDSNTSTLIDVMDQARMAGATSVSVAAEND